One Lycium barbarum isolate Lr01 chromosome 5, ASM1917538v2, whole genome shotgun sequence genomic window carries:
- the LOC132640691 gene encoding calcineurin B-like protein 7 — protein sequence MGCAVSKKDRVRSVLADPVALASETIFTVSEVEALLNLYKKLSCSISKDGLIQKEELLLALFKNHKKENLFADRIFSLFDAKQNGQIDFEEFIRALSIFHPRTPESEKIANAFKLYDLRHTGYIEREELKEMVMALLEESDIHLSDDVVEAIVDKTFKETDAKGDGRIDQEEWREYAAKYPTLLRNMTLPHLMDVNLAFPSFVLGTGAEDSEFTDY from the exons ATGGGTTGCGCAGTTTCTAAAAAAGATAGGGTAAGATCTGTATTGGCAGATCCTGTTGCACTTGCTTCTGAAACAATTT TCACTGTCAGTGAAGTAGAAGCTTTGCTGAATCTGTACAAGAAATTGAGCTGCTCCATCAGCAAGGACGGGCTGATCCAGAAG GAAGAACTCTTGCTGGCACTTTTCAAGAACCATAAGAAGGAAAACCTTTTCGCAGACAGG ATATTTTCCCTTTTTGATGCTAAGCAGAATGGACAAATTGACTTTGAAGAATTTATACGGGCATTGAGTATTTTCCATCCAAGGACTCCTGAATCTGAGAAAATTGCAA ATGCATTTAAATTGTATGATCTTAGGCACACTGGCTACATTGAGCGCGAGGAG TTGAAGGAGATGGTCATGGCTCTTCTTGAAGAATCTGATATTCACCTTTCAGATGATGTTGTTGAAGCCATTGTTGACAAG ACATTTAAAGAAACAGATGCAAAGGGTGATGGCAGGATCGACCAAGAGGAGTGGAGAGAATATGCTGCTAAATATCCAACATTATTAAGAAACATGACTCTTCCGCATTTAAT GGATGTAAATTTAGCATTTCCAAGCTTTGTCTTGGGCACAGGAGCAGAAGACTCGGAATTTACAGACTATTGA